A genomic segment from Streptosporangium roseum DSM 43021 encodes:
- a CDS encoding sugar phosphate nucleotidyltransferase yields MMETPLPELEAILLVGGQGTRLRPLTLGTPKPLLPTAGVPFLAHQLARARSFGVRRIVFATSYRAEMFSEAFGDGSAFGLSLEYMTEETPLGTGGAIRNAAEALTCDPDAPVLVLNGDILSGHDIGDQVARHVARQAAVTLHLTEVEDPTRFGCVPTDDAGRVTAFLEKTPNPVTNRINAGCYVFTRSVIDSIPAGEVVSVERETFPGLIESGALVLGYADASYWLDVGTPAAFIKGSRDLVLGRLASPALPGPPGEFLALPGAKVSTEAKVDGGTAVGARAVVESGAQVSGSVLGDDCVIHSGAAVTDSVVGIGARVASGAVLRDVVIGDGAIVGPGNELMAGSRVWPGVVLPECAVRFSSDV; encoded by the coding sequence ATGATGGAGACCCCTTTGCCGGAACTTGAGGCGATTCTCCTTGTCGGAGGACAGGGGACGCGCCTGCGTCCGCTGACGCTCGGCACCCCCAAGCCGCTGCTGCCCACCGCGGGGGTTCCCTTCCTTGCCCACCAGCTCGCGCGGGCCCGCTCGTTCGGCGTGCGGCGCATCGTGTTCGCCACCTCCTACCGGGCGGAGATGTTCTCCGAGGCGTTCGGGGACGGCTCGGCGTTCGGGCTCTCGCTCGAATACATGACCGAGGAGACGCCGCTCGGCACCGGCGGCGCCATCCGCAACGCCGCCGAGGCGCTGACCTGCGATCCCGACGCGCCGGTGCTGGTGCTCAACGGCGACATCCTGTCCGGCCACGACATCGGCGACCAGGTGGCCCGGCACGTCGCCCGGCAGGCCGCCGTCACCCTGCACCTGACCGAGGTGGAGGACCCCACGCGCTTCGGCTGCGTGCCGACCGACGACGCGGGACGGGTGACCGCCTTCCTGGAGAAGACCCCGAACCCGGTCACCAACCGGATCAACGCCGGCTGCTACGTCTTCACCCGCTCGGTGATCGACTCGATCCCGGCCGGGGAGGTCGTCTCGGTCGAGCGCGAGACCTTCCCCGGCCTGATCGAGTCCGGTGCCCTGGTGCTCGGCTACGCCGACGCCTCCTACTGGCTCGACGTGGGCACGCCCGCGGCGTTCATCAAGGGCTCCCGCGACCTGGTCCTGGGCCGCCTCGCCTCGCCCGCGCTGCCCGGCCCTCCCGGCGAGTTCCTCGCGCTGCCCGGTGCGAAGGTCTCGACCGAGGCCAAGGTCGACGGTGGCACGGCGGTCGGCGCCCGCGCGGTCGTGGAGTCCGGCGCCCAGGTCTCCGGCAGCGTGCTCGGCGACGACTGCGTGATCCACTCGGGGGCGGCCGTGACCGACTCGGTGGTCGGCATCGGCGCCCGCGTCGCCTCCGGAGCGGTCCTGCGCGACGTCGTCATCGGCGACGGCGCGATCGTGGGTCCGGGCAACGAGCTCATGGCGGGCAGCCGCGTCTGGCCCGGTGTCGTGCTCCCCGAGTGCGCCGTCCGATTCTCCAGCGACGTCTGA
- a CDS encoding substrate-binding and VWA domain-containing protein — protein sequence MHLRLSLAAVAVAVALTGSLVLALGPADGRCSPRDPVLVGVAAAVDIAPTVMEAAGRFNRSGTGVDGRCVLVQVMEQPPATVLRTLIGGTAGVLSERPDGWITDSSAWIRLARKQGAGNLAGTETVMATSPLVFATRKSLAQRFAVGKTDMNWRMVFPATTRGRIRPNADEPDVVRVPDPSLAGAGIATVAAARDVVGTGAEADRSLTAFVRWAQAGSAPDYRSMLAAVDDRSFWQRPVVIVPEQSVWTHNRLPSGDPVVALHPREGTINLDYPYVVTSADSTKASGSRAFATWLRSPETQDAVRRAGFRSADGTQGPYSPGPEIPTEAPRTRPAILPAMIDEALEAWSRLAPPTNILVLADTGKHMARPIKEEKGRTKLTVALEAARLGLQLFPNSTHMGMWEFAAAKGGDHRERVRIGPILEPDGGQVIRRSRLEELTRTLRADPKLSSSLYDSVLAGFREVTDSYDETMNNTLLVITAGRDDGKGLSSGELAERLRDEWDPEHPVQIVVLAFGDDLDRAALGQVASITNGSLHIAQEPNEIIEVFLSALARRLCHPTCPKAP from the coding sequence GTGCATCTGCGTCTGTCGCTGGCGGCGGTCGCGGTCGCGGTCGCCCTGACCGGGAGCCTGGTCCTGGCGCTCGGCCCGGCGGACGGCCGGTGCTCACCCCGGGACCCGGTGCTGGTCGGCGTCGCCGCCGCGGTGGACATCGCGCCGACCGTCATGGAGGCCGCAGGCCGGTTCAACCGGAGCGGGACCGGCGTCGACGGCCGGTGCGTGCTGGTCCAGGTCATGGAGCAGCCGCCCGCCACCGTGCTGCGCACCCTGATCGGCGGCACCGCCGGGGTGCTCAGTGAGCGCCCCGACGGCTGGATCACCGACTCCTCGGCCTGGATCCGGCTCGCGCGCAAGCAGGGCGCCGGGAACCTGGCGGGCACCGAGACCGTGATGGCCACCTCGCCCCTGGTCTTCGCCACCCGCAAGTCCCTGGCCCAGCGCTTCGCGGTCGGCAAGACCGACATGAACTGGCGGATGGTCTTCCCGGCGACCACCCGGGGCCGGATCCGGCCCAACGCCGACGAGCCCGACGTGGTCCGCGTCCCGGACCCCTCGCTCGCCGGGGCCGGGATCGCCACGGTGGCCGCGGCCAGGGACGTCGTCGGCACCGGGGCGGAGGCCGACCGCTCGCTCACCGCGTTCGTCCGCTGGGCACAGGCGGGTTCGGCGCCCGACTACCGGAGCATGCTCGCCGCGGTCGACGACCGCTCCTTCTGGCAGCGCCCGGTGGTGATCGTCCCCGAGCAGTCGGTGTGGACGCACAACCGCCTGCCGTCCGGCGACCCGGTGGTCGCGCTCCATCCCCGCGAGGGGACCATCAACCTGGACTACCCCTACGTGGTCACCTCCGCGGACAGCACGAAGGCGAGCGGATCGCGGGCCTTCGCCACCTGGCTGCGCTCCCCGGAGACCCAGGACGCCGTACGGCGGGCGGGCTTCCGCTCGGCGGACGGCACCCAGGGGCCGTACTCACCCGGACCCGAGATCCCCACCGAGGCGCCCCGCACCCGGCCGGCCATCCTGCCCGCGATGATCGACGAGGCGCTGGAGGCCTGGAGCAGGCTGGCCCCGCCGACCAACATCCTGGTCCTGGCCGACACCGGCAAGCACATGGCCCGGCCGATCAAGGAGGAGAAGGGCAGGACCAAGCTCACCGTCGCGCTCGAAGCGGCCAGGCTGGGCCTGCAGCTCTTCCCCAACTCCACCCACATGGGCATGTGGGAGTTCGCCGCGGCCAAGGGCGGGGACCACCGCGAGCGGGTACGGATCGGCCCGATCCTGGAGCCCGACGGGGGCCAGGTCATCCGGCGCAGCCGCCTGGAGGAGCTGACCCGCACCCTGCGCGCCGACCCGAAGCTGTCCAGCTCCCTCTACGACTCCGTCCTCGCCGGGTTCCGCGAGGTGACCGACTCCTACGACGAGACGATGAACAACACCCTGCTCGTCATCACCGCGGGCAGGGACGACGGCAAGGGGCTGTCTAGCGGCGAACTGGCGGAGCGGCTCAGAGACGAGTGGGACCCGGAGCATCCGGTCCAGATCGTCGTGCTGGCCTTCGGCGACGACCTGGACCGTGCCGCCCTCGGGCAGGTGGCGAGCATCACCAACGGCTCCCTGCACATCGCCCAGGAGCCCAACGAGATCATCGAGGTCTTCCTGTCCGCCCTGGCCCGCCGCCTGTGCCACCCCACGTGCCCCAAGGCCCCGTGA
- a CDS encoding DNA-3-methyladenine glycosylase family protein translates to MTVLARDAARERRWRSEGPLDLELTLGPHRRGGGDPAWRKTPDGAIWRTSRTPDGPGTLRVLARGGHVDGAAWGPGAEWLLETLPAMLGVDDDLSGFVPEHDTIRDAARRYGGLRVGRTFRVLEALVPAVLEQKVVTGEAWRAWRWLLGRYGEPAPGPAPEGMRVFPEPEAWRSIPPWDWHRAGTEAVRARTVVNAAWHAAKLEAAGDSADADRLLRALPGIGVWTSAEVRQRSHGDADAISVGDYHLASLVGWSLTGRKADDAEMLRLLAPYRGHRHRVSRLLKLGGARPPARGPRTAARDYRSF, encoded by the coding sequence ATGACAGTGCTCGCGCGGGATGCGGCGAGGGAGCGGCGGTGGCGTTCGGAGGGGCCGCTCGACCTTGAGCTGACCCTCGGCCCGCACCGGCGCGGGGGCGGTGACCCGGCCTGGCGGAAGACGCCCGACGGGGCGATCTGGCGGACCTCGCGGACGCCGGACGGTCCCGGCACGTTACGGGTGCTCGCCCGGGGCGGTCATGTCGACGGCGCCGCCTGGGGGCCGGGCGCCGAGTGGCTGCTGGAGACGCTCCCGGCGATGCTCGGCGTGGACGACGACCTCTCGGGGTTCGTCCCCGAGCACGACACGATCCGCGACGCGGCCAGGCGTTACGGCGGGCTCCGGGTCGGGCGGACCTTCCGGGTGCTGGAGGCCCTGGTGCCCGCCGTGCTCGAACAGAAGGTCGTGACCGGTGAGGCCTGGCGGGCGTGGCGGTGGCTGCTCGGCCGGTACGGCGAGCCCGCACCGGGACCCGCGCCCGAGGGGATGAGGGTCTTCCCCGAGCCCGAGGCGTGGCGGTCGATCCCGCCATGGGACTGGCACCGGGCGGGGACGGAGGCCGTACGGGCGCGGACCGTCGTGAACGCCGCGTGGCACGCGGCGAAGCTGGAGGCGGCCGGGGACAGCGCCGACGCGGATCGGCTGCTGCGGGCGCTGCCGGGGATCGGGGTGTGGACCTCCGCCGAGGTACGGCAGCGGTCGCACGGTGACGCGGACGCGATCTCGGTGGGCGACTATCACCTGGCGTCGCTGGTCGGCTGGTCGCTGACCGGCAGGAAGGCCGACGACGCGGAGATGCTGCGGCTGCTCGCGCCCTACCGGGGGCACCGGCACCGGGTCAGCAGGCTGCTGAAGCTGGGCGGTGCGCGGCCGCCCGCTCGGGGACCGAGGACAGCAGCTCGCGACTACCGCTCGTTCTGA
- a CDS encoding bifunctional FO biosynthesis protein CofGH produces MSVNPTDTAMRRALARARDGKALDLTEAAVLLHARDAHLDTLLGHAGRVRDAGLEAVGRQGIITYSRKVFIPLTRLCRDRCGYCTFATAPHKLESMYLSPDEVLEIARQGAAMGCKEALFTLGDRPEDRWPQAREWLHAHGYDDTLSYVRAMAIRVLEETGLLPHLNPGVMTWQDLQRLKPVAPSMGMMLETTSRRLFEEKGQPHYGSPDKDPAVRLRVLEDAGRTNVPFTSGILIGIGETVEDRAESLFALRRVAREYGGLQEIIVQNFRAKPDTAMRGMPDADLQELAATIAVTRLVLGPRMRVQAPPNLVDSEYELMIRAGIDDWGGVSPLTPDHVNPERPWPQIDDLAVRTAAAGFALRERLTIYPEYVLAGEPWLDPRLDAHVAALADPETGLAREDAVLAGRPWQEPDGGFVSLGRTDLHTAVDTEGRTNDRRDDFDNVYGDWEALRERLPAPAPAGEPAVRLGEVREALRQAADDPARLTDAQALTLLDVAGDHNGVGADDVALEELCRIADDLRREAVGDEVTYVVNRNINFTNVCYTGCRFCAFAQRRTDADAYTLSLEQVADRAWEGWQAGATEVCMQGGIHPDMPGSAYFDIARAVKARVPEMHVHAFSPMEVINGASRTNLSIEDWLVAAKEAGVDSLPGTAAEILDDDVRWVLTKGKLPTREWVEVISTAHRVGIPTTSTMMYGHVDNHAHWVQHIRLIRRIQEETGGFSEFVLLPFVHHSAPIYLAGIARPGPTARENRAVHALARILLHGAIKNIQCSWVKLQDGLCREVLQGGVNDLGGTLMEETISRMAGSENGSFKTISDIAAMVAPTGRPLRQRTTSYGVPDEDRLAAAAASDGVCQSVRNFVPLGRR; encoded by the coding sequence ATGAGCGTGAACCCCACCGATACAGCGATGCGCCGGGCACTGGCCCGCGCCCGCGACGGAAAAGCTCTCGACCTGACCGAAGCCGCCGTTCTGCTGCACGCCAGAGACGCCCACCTCGACACCCTGCTCGGGCACGCCGGACGGGTGAGGGACGCGGGGCTGGAGGCCGTCGGACGGCAAGGGATCATCACCTACAGCCGTAAGGTCTTCATCCCGCTCACCAGGCTCTGTCGCGACCGATGCGGGTACTGCACGTTCGCCACCGCCCCCCACAAGCTGGAGAGCATGTATCTCAGCCCCGACGAGGTGCTGGAGATCGCCCGGCAGGGCGCGGCCATGGGGTGCAAGGAGGCGCTGTTCACCCTGGGCGACCGGCCGGAGGACCGCTGGCCCCAGGCCCGCGAGTGGCTGCACGCCCACGGCTACGACGACACGCTGTCCTACGTCCGCGCGATGGCCATCCGGGTGCTGGAGGAGACCGGCCTGCTGCCGCACCTGAACCCCGGGGTCATGACCTGGCAGGACCTGCAGCGTCTCAAGCCCGTCGCGCCGTCGATGGGCATGATGCTGGAGACGACCTCGCGGCGGCTGTTCGAGGAGAAGGGACAGCCGCACTACGGATCGCCGGACAAGGACCCCGCGGTACGGCTGCGCGTGCTGGAGGACGCGGGACGGACCAACGTGCCGTTCACCAGCGGCATCCTCATCGGCATCGGCGAGACCGTCGAGGACCGGGCCGAGTCGCTGTTCGCGCTGCGCAGGGTGGCGCGCGAGTACGGCGGGCTCCAGGAGATCATCGTTCAGAACTTCCGCGCCAAGCCGGACACCGCGATGCGCGGCATGCCGGACGCGGACCTGCAGGAGCTGGCCGCCACGATCGCGGTGACCCGGCTGGTGCTGGGGCCCAGGATGCGGGTGCAGGCGCCGCCGAACCTGGTCGACTCCGAGTACGAGCTGATGATCAGGGCCGGGATCGACGACTGGGGCGGGGTCTCCCCGCTGACGCCCGACCACGTCAACCCCGAGCGCCCCTGGCCCCAGATCGACGACCTCGCCGTCCGCACCGCCGCCGCCGGGTTCGCCCTGCGCGAGCGGCTGACCATCTACCCCGAATACGTGCTGGCCGGTGAGCCCTGGCTCGACCCCCGGCTCGACGCGCACGTGGCCGCCCTGGCCGACCCGGAGACGGGCCTCGCCCGCGAGGACGCCGTCCTCGCCGGCCGCCCCTGGCAGGAGCCGGACGGCGGCTTCGTCTCCCTGGGCCGCACAGACCTGCACACGGCCGTCGACACCGAGGGCCGCACCAACGACCGCCGCGACGACTTCGACAACGTCTACGGCGACTGGGAGGCCCTCAGGGAGCGGCTCCCGGCCCCCGCGCCGGCCGGGGAGCCCGCCGTCCGGCTCGGGGAGGTCAGGGAGGCGTTGCGGCAGGCCGCCGACGACCCGGCCCGGCTGACCGACGCGCAGGCGCTCACCCTCCTCGACGTCGCCGGTGACCACAACGGCGTGGGGGCCGACGACGTGGCGCTGGAGGAGCTGTGCCGGATCGCCGACGACCTCCGCAGGGAGGCGGTCGGCGACGAGGTGACCTACGTGGTGAACCGGAACATCAACTTCACCAACGTCTGCTACACCGGCTGCCGGTTCTGTGCCTTCGCGCAGCGCCGTACCGACGCCGACGCCTACACCCTGAGCCTGGAGCAGGTCGCCGACCGGGCCTGGGAGGGGTGGCAGGCGGGGGCGACCGAGGTGTGCATGCAGGGCGGTATCCACCCGGACATGCCCGGCAGCGCCTACTTCGACATCGCCAGGGCGGTCAAGGCCCGGGTGCCGGAGATGCACGTCCACGCCTTCTCCCCGATGGAGGTCATCAACGGCGCCAGCCGTACGAACCTGTCCATCGAGGACTGGCTGGTCGCGGCCAAGGAGGCGGGCGTCGACTCGCTCCCCGGGACCGCGGCCGAGATCCTCGACGACGACGTGCGCTGGGTGCTGACCAAGGGCAAGCTGCCCACCAGGGAGTGGGTGGAGGTCATCTCCACCGCGCACCGGGTCGGCATCCCGACGACCTCCACGATGATGTACGGCCACGTGGACAACCACGCCCACTGGGTCCAGCACATCCGGCTGATCCGCCGCATCCAGGAGGAGACCGGCGGGTTCTCCGAGTTCGTGCTGCTGCCGTTCGTCCACCACAGCGCGCCCATCTACCTGGCCGGGATCGCCAGGCCCGGACCGACGGCGCGGGAGAACCGGGCCGTGCACGCGCTGGCCCGCATCCTCCTGCACGGCGCCATCAAGAACATCCAGTGCTCCTGGGTGAAGCTCCAGGACGGCCTGTGCCGCGAGGTGCTCCAGGGCGGGGTCAACGACCTCGGCGGCACGCTGATGGAGGAGACGATCAGCCGGATGGCGGGGTCGGAGAACGGCTCCTTCAAGACGATCAGCGACATCGCGGCGATGGTCGCCCCGACCGGCCGGCCGCTCCGGCAACGGACCACCTCCTACGGCGTGCCGGACGAGGATCGGCTGGCCGCCGCCGCGGCGAGCGACGGAGTTTGTCAAAGTGTGCGCAACTTCGTGCCGCTGGGGCGCCGATAA
- a CDS encoding coenzyme F420-0:L-glutamate ligase: protein MSRIRRKHDNRADARLEIFPVPGIPEVREGDDIGELIATAMPDLRDGDILVVTSKISSKAEGRVRRGDSRNEAIAAETTRVVARRGETVIAQTAHGFVMAAAGVDASNTEPGTVVLLPVDPDASAAAIRASIRARLGVPVGVIVSDTFGRPWRNGQTDLAIGVAGVTPALDYRGLSDDHGNALEVTLTAVADEFAAAGDLVKGKLAQTPVAVIRGMAEYTTEEDGPGIRELVRQSEDDMFRYGSRDVVFARRTIREFSGEPVDGAKVRRAVDAAIAAPAPHHTTPWRFVLLESAGIREKLLDAMREAWIADLRGDGFSEESIARRVRRGDVLRAAPYLAVPCLVMDGSHTYRDDRRNAAEREMFVVATGAGVENFLVQLAVEGLGSAWVSSTMFCRDVVREVLDLPPGWDPMGAVAIGHPAAPPRDRAPRRAADFIVVR from the coding sequence GTGAGCAGGATCCGCCGCAAGCACGACAACCGGGCCGACGCCAGGCTGGAGATCTTCCCCGTCCCCGGGATCCCCGAGGTGCGGGAGGGCGACGACATCGGCGAGCTGATCGCCACGGCCATGCCCGACCTGCGCGACGGCGACATCCTCGTGGTCACCTCGAAGATCTCCAGCAAGGCCGAGGGCCGGGTCCGCCGGGGTGACAGCCGGAACGAGGCGATCGCCGCCGAGACCACGCGGGTCGTCGCCCGCCGGGGCGAGACGGTGATCGCGCAGACCGCGCACGGGTTCGTCATGGCCGCCGCCGGGGTGGACGCCTCCAACACCGAGCCCGGCACCGTCGTGCTGCTGCCCGTCGACCCGGACGCCTCCGCCGCGGCCATCCGGGCGAGCATCCGGGCACGGCTCGGCGTGCCGGTCGGCGTGATCGTCTCCGACACCTTCGGCCGCCCCTGGCGCAACGGCCAGACCGATCTCGCCATCGGCGTGGCGGGCGTGACCCCCGCGCTCGACTACCGGGGCCTGTCCGACGACCACGGAAACGCGCTGGAGGTCACCCTGACCGCGGTCGCCGACGAGTTCGCCGCGGCCGGAGACCTGGTCAAGGGCAAGCTCGCGCAGACTCCGGTGGCGGTGATCCGGGGCATGGCGGAATACACCACCGAGGAGGACGGCCCGGGGATCCGCGAGCTGGTCCGCCAGTCCGAGGACGACATGTTCCGGTACGGCTCGCGCGACGTGGTCTTCGCCCGCAGGACCATCCGCGAGTTCTCCGGCGAGCCGGTGGACGGGGCCAAGGTCCGCCGGGCGGTGGACGCCGCGATCGCCGCCCCCGCCCCGCACCACACGACTCCGTGGCGGTTCGTCCTGCTGGAGTCCGCCGGGATCCGGGAGAAGCTGCTCGACGCCATGCGCGAGGCGTGGATCGCCGACCTGCGCGGCGACGGTTTCTCCGAGGAGTCGATCGCCAGGCGGGTCCGGCGCGGAGACGTGCTGCGCGCCGCGCCGTACCTCGCGGTGCCGTGCCTGGTCATGGACGGCTCGCACACCTACCGCGACGACCGGCGCAACGCGGCCGAGCGGGAGATGTTCGTGGTCGCCACGGGCGCCGGGGTCGAGAACTTCCTGGTCCAGCTCGCGGTGGAAGGGCTGGGCTCGGCCTGGGTCTCCTCCACCATGTTCTGCCGCGACGTGGTCCGCGAGGTGCTCGACCTGCCCCCGGGCTGGGACCCGATGGGCGCCGTGGCGATCGGCCATCCGGCCGCCCCGCCCCGCGACCGCGCGCCCAGGCGGGCGGCCGACTTCATCGTCGTCCGCTAG
- the cofD gene encoding 2-phospho-L-lactate transferase: protein MRIVSLAGGIGGARFLRGLLTAAPDSEITVIGNTGDDITLYGLQVCPDLDTVMYTLGGGIDEEQGWGRQKETHVVKEELAAYGVEPQWFGLGDRDFATHIVRTQMLKAGYPLSAVTEALCARWEPGVRLIPMSDDRTETHVVISDEQGRRAVHFQEWWVRMRASVPAEQIILVGADQARPAPGVLEAIAEADVVILPPSNPVVSIGTILQIKGVREALETKTVVGVSPIVGGAPVRGMADACLTAIGVDTTAQAVLELYGSPLVNGWLVAEEDAGVALDGVRVQARPLIMHDVESAAAIARAALDLATELAARPGGSTAPRGEDAP, encoded by the coding sequence ATGCGCATTGTGTCCCTCGCCGGCGGAATCGGCGGCGCCCGTTTCCTCCGCGGCCTGCTCACCGCGGCCCCCGACTCAGAGATCACCGTCATCGGCAACACCGGTGACGACATCACCCTCTACGGTCTCCAGGTCTGCCCTGACCTGGACACCGTGATGTACACCCTGGGCGGCGGCATCGACGAGGAACAGGGCTGGGGCCGGCAGAAGGAGACCCACGTCGTCAAGGAGGAGCTGGCCGCCTACGGCGTCGAACCGCAGTGGTTCGGCCTTGGGGACCGCGACTTCGCCACCCACATCGTGCGCACCCAGATGCTCAAGGCCGGCTACCCGCTGTCCGCGGTCACCGAGGCGCTGTGCGCTCGCTGGGAGCCGGGCGTGCGGCTGATCCCGATGAGCGACGACCGGACCGAGACCCACGTGGTCATCTCCGACGAGCAGGGCCGACGGGCCGTCCACTTCCAGGAGTGGTGGGTGCGGATGCGCGCCTCCGTCCCGGCCGAGCAGATCATCCTGGTCGGCGCGGACCAGGCCCGTCCGGCCCCCGGCGTGCTGGAGGCCATCGCCGAGGCCGACGTGGTGATCCTGCCGCCGTCCAACCCGGTGGTCAGCATCGGCACGATCCTGCAGATCAAGGGCGTCCGCGAGGCCCTGGAGACCAAGACGGTCGTCGGGGTCTCCCCCATCGTCGGCGGCGCCCCGGTCCGCGGCATGGCCGACGCCTGCCTCACCGCGATCGGCGTGGACACCACCGCCCAGGCGGTCCTGGAGCTGTACGGCTCGCCGCTGGTGAACGGCTGGCTGGTCGCCGAGGAGGACGCCGGGGTCGCCCTCGACGGCGTCCGCGTCCAGGCCCGCCCTCTGATCATGCATGACGTCGAGTCCGCCGCCGCCATCGCCCGCGCCGCCCTCGACCTGGCCACCGAGCTCGCGGCCCGGCCGGGTGGATCCACCGCGCCGCGGGGCGAGGACGCCCCGTGA
- a CDS encoding WhiB family transcriptional regulator, translating into MADLVIAQDSIAEEQLGWQERALCAQTDPEAFFPEKGGSTREAKKVCRSCEVRAECLEYALEHDERFGIWGGLSERERRRIKREAV; encoded by the coding sequence GTGGCCGACCTGGTCATCGCACAGGACAGCATCGCTGAAGAGCAGCTTGGCTGGCAGGAACGCGCCTTGTGTGCGCAGACCGACCCGGAGGCGTTCTTCCCGGAGAAGGGCGGATCCACACGGGAGGCCAAGAAGGTTTGCCGCTCCTGCGAAGTACGTGCCGAGTGCCTTGAGTACGCGCTTGAGCATGACGAGCGGTTCGGCATCTGGGGTGGGCTTTCCGAGCGGGAACGCCGCCGGATCAAGCGTGAGGCAGTCTGA